A segment of the Triticum urartu cultivar G1812 chromosome 1, Tu2.1, whole genome shotgun sequence genome:
GCACCGGAGCCAAGACGCCGGTGCGTGATGCAGAGTCAGGGGCGGAAGGTGACGGGACGACGAGGAGCGACGCCCCCCTCAGCGCGAGAGGGATGAGGGAGAGCAGTACGAGAATCTTGACGCAGTTCATGCCGGcggctccctctctctctttctctctcggCGTAGATATTGGTTGGGGCGGCGGAGTGAGCGGATATATGGGAGCGGCCGGTGAGTGAGAGGAGACGACAGTGGCGAGCATTGGCGTTGGTTGGCAACTTGCGTAAATGCGTAATCGGCAATGATGGACGGAATGGATGCAGTCATGCGGAGAGAGAAGAAACAGAGAGTGATTTGACGtaggagggagggaggggggagCAATGAGCCAAAGGGGGAGCAGCTTTCTAGAGGAGCAAGTGAGCCCAGCGTCGCGTATTATTCGTACCGGTTTTCGATTGGACGGGTGAGGAATCATGAAATGACAGTGGCATCCCTCACTGGCTCACTGGCTCTCGCTCTCTCCTCCCGAAATAACTAAGTTGATGCGTGCAAAATAGTGGCATCCTGGCTTAACCCATGACACTGTCAGGGCATGATTGTTATGTGGAGGTGGATTCAGGGTGAGTAGTTCAGGATAGATCTAGGTTCTCATGGAGTGGAGTACCCACAAAAAGAAAAAGGTACTCATGGAGTAGTAGAGGTGTTATGTTGATGTACCAACTCATGGTTgatgaatagattggaagtttTCTCGGAAAAAAAACAATTCACGGTGAAGGGTTGATACTTTTCTCCCTATAACATATTGATGAACATGCTTGTGCGTACTCGAGAAAAAAAGATTATAGCTGTGGCGTGACGATGAAGAAAAGAGAAGGCCTATACTAAAGACATCTTCAAGAATTTGTGCTTCAGTTCTGCAAAAAAAAATGTTTCTGCTAGAAGGGGATTCTTTGGAGAGTAGGAAATGGCCGAAGCATCAAAATTTGGCGTGACAACTGGATTCCTAGACCATTCAGTTTCAAACCGGTTACCACTCAGGGCACATGCAGAATCAGGTTTGTGGCGGATCTGCTTAATCCTAACGGCTCTTGGAATCTGGCCTTACTTCAACAATACTTCCTCCTAGCTGATGTTGTGGAAATCTCTAAAATTAGAGCATCCCCGAGACAGGAGGAAGACATCATTGCTTGGGGGCCAGGCAAACAAGGTGTATTCTCTATGAAAAGCGCTTACAACTTTGCGTTTGAAGAGGTTTATCGATATGCAGAATCGGCCTCCAGTTCAGCCCCGGATGGTAGACGAAAAGGATGGCAGCTGATATGGAAATGTGACATACCCCCTTCGGCCCGTAACTTTGCTTGGAGAGTGGCAGTTGATTCTTTGCCAACCTGGCAAAATAAGCATAAACGCGGGCTGGAAACATCTGAACTCTGTACGCTTTGTGCTACAGAACTTGAAGATAATTTTCACCCATTTTTGCGGTGCCCTCTTGGCCGGAATTTATGGCATACAATGGCGGAGGTCTGGTCCCTGCCAGATATCAATATGGTAGAGCATACGGGGAAAGAGTGGTTGTTGCATGCTTCGGATCCTATGTCCGATGTTGATCGATCCATGTTACTGATGACCTTGTGGCGTACTTAGTTTGTCCGGAATGAGGTGGTCCACCATAAACCCCCACCTCCCGCCGAGTCCTCGAAAAGGTTCCTGGTGAGCTATCTCGATTCCCTGCTAGGACTTAAAACTGATACATGCAACTATCAGGGAAAGGGTAAGACTCCTATTGCTACACCAGAGGTGAGCTCCAAATTCCACGCATATTGGTCGATGGAAATTGCCGGATGCTGGTTGGGTCAAGTTGAACACAG
Coding sequences within it:
- the LOC125521130 gene encoding uncharacterized protein LOC125521130, translated to MLATVVSSHSPAAPIYPLTPPPQPISTPREKEREGAAGMNCVKILVLLSLIPLALRGASLLVVPSPSAPDSASRTGVLAPVPAEQWRQERRRTVGRQTRGGRATTIAPFAPRRFGGFFRDDKRFAPTGSNPLHNL